The following coding sequences are from one Planctomonas sp. JC2975 window:
- a CDS encoding tautomerase family protein, translated as MPNITVELLKGRTIDQRREFAEAVTASAVEILGARRQDVRIVFQEITADSVANGGVFASEDPSRAEVVAKHNA; from the coding sequence CCGTCGAGCTGCTGAAGGGCCGCACGATCGACCAGCGACGGGAGTTCGCCGAGGCCGTCACGGCGAGCGCCGTCGAGATCCTCGGCGCGCGCCGCCAGGATGTCCGCATCGTCTTCCAGGAGATCACCGCGGACAGCGTCGCCAACGGCGGCGTCTTCGCCAGCGAGGATCCGTCGCGCGCGGAGGTCGTCGCCAAGCACAACGCCTGA